In Gossypium raimondii isolate GPD5lz chromosome 12, ASM2569854v1, whole genome shotgun sequence, a single window of DNA contains:
- the LOC105763897 gene encoding phospholipase A1 PLIP1, chloroplastic gives MACASMAVPTSRVTSKAKEEEINGLRRLDSGMNRAGIRRSYSDNHLCCSINRIRAAASTKPTMTKSSSVGILPSLLPFQISSSIIPNSVRSFLFDDNDDEEEEIKRANWVNRLLEVHSRWKHRQIEDGVEGGEIYDENENDGNEDEHEGGCEVNYNSDEEGDEVMYDRESFSKLLVRVPLSDTKLFSELAFLCNIAYVIPKIEGMELRKYYGLKFVTSSIEKKAEVATIKAKMDQDSIRVPVATPESTELEKVEGTETKRLISLSAVYEIAASAACYVQSRAKGLLSPGFKSPVEDERDLRRSGDEHEMEGENLPRVYNSEVAAYMAASAMTAVVRSGEKEKQETAKDLQSLQSSPCEWFVCDELSTYTRCFVIQGSDSLASWQANLLFEPTTFEDTDVLVHRGIYEAAKGIYEQFLPEIMDHLNRHGDRAKLQFTGHSLGGSLSLLVSLMLLAKKVVKPSALRPVITFGSPFVFCGGQKILEEFGLDDNHVHCVMMHRDIVPRAFSCKYPNHVAIVLKRLPGSLRSHRCLLKNKLLYTPLGKLFIVQPSEKSSPPHPLLPLGTALYELDKTHNGYSTKALKAFLNCPHPLDTLSDLTAYGSEGTILRDHDSSNYLKAINGVLRQHKKTVPSLTTRTVSDTSLLWPLLVSPSPRTWKHHRQMMFSNKEIMTGA, from the exons ATGGCATGCGCATCCATGGCTGTCCCTACCTCTCGAGTCACCTCGAAGGCGAAAGAGGAAGAGATTAACGGGCTTCGAAGATTGGATTCCGGCATGAATAGAGCTGGCATTCGAAGGTCTTATTCTGACAATCACCTTTGTTGCTCTATTAATCGGATACGTGCCGCTGCATCGACGAAGCCGACCATGACAAAGAGCAGTTCGGTCGGGATCCTTCCATCGTTGCTGCCGTTTCAAATATCAAGTTCCATAATTCCAAACTCGGTTAGGTCGTTTTTGTTCGACGACAAcgatgatgaagaggaggaaaTAAAGAGGGCAAATTGGGTGAATAGGTTGCTGGAAGTTCATAGTCGTTGGAAACATAGACAAATAGAAGATGGTGTTGAAGGAGGTGAAATATATGATGAGAACGAAAATGATGGCAATGAAGATGAACATGAAGGTGGCTGCGAAGTGAACTACAACTCCGATGAAGAAGGAGACGAAGTGATGTACGACCGTGAATCGTTCTCGAAATTATTAGTTCGAGTTCCATTGTCTGATACCAAGCTGTTTTCTGAGCTTGCCTTCTTATGCAACATAGCTTATGTCATACCAAAGATTGAG GGAATGGAGTTAAGAAAATATTACGGTCTAAAGTTCGTGACATCGTCTATCGAAAAGAAAGCGGAAGTGGCTACGATCAAGGCCAAAATGGATCAGGATTCTATTCGTGTACCTGTTGCTACCCCAGAAAGTACTGAGTTGGAGAAAGTTGAGGGTACTGAGACTAAGCGTCTGATCAGCCTATCTGCTGTTTATGAGATTGCTGCTTCAGCTGCGTGCTACGTTCAGTCACGAGCAAAGGGTCTTTTGTCCCCTGGATTTAAGTCACCAGTGGAAGATGAAAGGGATTTGCGTAGGTCCGGAGATGAGCATGAAATGGAAGGGGAGAATTTGCCTCGAGTATATAACTCGGAGGTGGCTGCATACATGGCAGCATCGGCGATGACTGCGGTGGTTAGATCTGGGGAGAAGGAAAAACAAGAGACGGCAAAGGACCTTCAGTCTCTGCAGTCATCACCTTGCGAATGGTTTGTTTGCGATGAGTTGAGCACGTATACTCGCTGTTTTGTAATTCAG GGGTCCGACTCTCTAGCATCGTGGCAGGCGAACCTTTTGTTCGAGCCTACTACATTTGAGGATACTGATGTGCTTGTTCATAGAGGAATTTATGAAGCTGCAAAAGGCATATATGAACAATTCTTGCCTGAAATTATGGATCATCTAAATCGGCACGGGGACCGTGCGAAGCTTCAATTCACCGGTCATTCCCTTGGGGGAAGTCTTTCTCTTTTAGTTAGCTTAATGTTGTTAGCTAAGAAAGTCGTAAAGCCTTCTGCTCTTCGACCGGTCATCACTTTCGGGTCGCCGTTTGTGTTTTGCGGAGGTCAAAAGATACTAGAAGAATTCGGGTTAGATGATAACCATGTTCATTGCGTGATGATGCACCGAGACATCGTCCCTAGAGCCTTTTCCTGCAAATATCCGAACCATGTTGCTATTGTCCTCAAGCGTTTGCCCGGTTCCCTCCGATCTCACCGTTGTTTGCTCAAAAAT AAACTTTTGTACACTCCGCTTGGGAAACTATTCATTGTCCAACCGAGCGAGAAGTCGTCTCCGCCACACCCCCTACTCCCTCTCGGAACCGCTCTTTACGAATTAGACAAGACGCATAACGGATACTCCACGAAAGCACTTAAGGCTTTCCTCAATTGTCCTCATCCATTGGATACCCTCAGCGATCTTACGGCATATGGCTCGGAAGGTACTATTTTACGAGACCATGACTCAAGCAACTACTTGAAAGCAATCAATGGGGTCTTAAGGCAACACAAAAAGACCGTCCCAAGCCTCACGACGAGGACAGTATCGGATACAAGCTTATTATGGCCATTGCTCGTTTCACCATCCCCTCGCACATGGAAGCATCATAGACAAATGATGTTCTCAAATAAGGAGATAATGACTGGTGCCTGA
- the LOC105763898 gene encoding uncharacterized protein LOC105763898 isoform X2, which translates to MGEHEGWVVQQPPSGLLPNGLLPNEAASVIRVLDSERWMKAEERTAELIACIQPNAPSEGRRIAVADYVQRLISKCFPCQVFTFGSVPLKTYLPDGDIDLTAFSKNQSLKDTWAHQVRDMLENEEKNENAEFRVKEVQYIQAEVKIIKCLVENIVVDISFNQLGGLCTLCFLEEVDRLIDKNHLFKRSIILIKAWCYYESRILGAHHGLISTYALETLVLYIFHVFNKSFSGPLEVLYRFLEFFSKFDWENFCVSLWGPVPISSLPDITAEPPRKDGGELLLSKYFLDTCSSRYAVCQENQGQPFVSKHFNVIDPLRINNNLGRSVSKGNFFRIRSAFAFGANKLARLLDCPKEDLHHEVNQFFMNTWERHGSGQRPDAPGNDLYRLRLSNSDNAHGSNNVRNTSNSRGNDISSGCDTQAEGVGVSSQHLIHPSESTSQSSNAKENLVTDVQGRYLFARTRSSPELTETYGEVTSQGRRNRVPEGGKTQIASVRSDNNGRKSIESDMTASHNIKSSHDDPSSVRHASARQSVNAVANPNGPLNSYQDDLGLGTMGQDFSSIPGTQVMPQEEQDLVNLMASTAHGFNGQIPVPLNLAVGHLPFHIQSLSMGYNQRNLSGILPTNFQMFPQGLVSSPLAHYFSGVGLASNPEDQIEPSSENFGSSEMNQPEVEHESWHEQDRGSSGGYDLDNGGFEMLHLNDKQLSTSAGYNFVPHSRAGSTGSSTNVQQKSSKETRGSTREDYVDVSQYQDNRGNDVYVDERTANSRSLHALHTSSLRSKASFESSWEGSSAKVSKPTREKQGRKTAASVLPSAASGKGKSVSEHSSQADDEGREWNPPSNVGSEMAERTAGPQLLGSLSVPSHQMPGFEASQTSGSDPLMPIAPFLLGPGSGQRAMDNSGVPPLAFTITGPPVPFLLCPVYNIPSEAGTPDASTCHFNWDENLENNDSGQNFESEGPDQSEVSSTSSSTRKVASLDPSEHKPDILNGDIASHWQNLQYGRFCQNPRYPPLIYPSPVVVPPVYLQGHFPWDGPGRPPSNVNLFSQFMNYGPRVVPVSPLQSVPNRPSSVYQRYVDEMPRYRSGTGTYLPNPKVSMRERHSVNSRRGKYNYDRNDHHGDREGNWNGNSKSRTAGRSHNRNQNEKSRFTFDQLSGVAGESRTDRPWGSHRHDSFTSYQSRNGPVRSNSSQSSSGSMPYGMYPLPSMNPNGVSSNGPTMPSVVMLYPYDSPVEQLEFGSLGPVGYSGMNEVSQPSDGSSSGGVFDEQRFHGTSQRSSHDQPPSPHLQR; encoded by the exons ATGGGAGAGCATGAAGGGTGGGTGGTGCAGCAGCCACCGAGTGGGCTATTGCCGAACGGGTTGTTACCCAACGAAGCTGCCTCGGTGATTCGGGTACTCGATTCGGAACGATGGATGAAGGCCGAGGAAAGAACGGCTGAACTCATTGCCTGCATTCAACCAAATGCGCCCTCAGAAGGCCGCCGTATCGCGGTTGCTGATTATGTACAGCGCCTCATTTCTAAATGCTTCCCTTGTCAG GTGTTTACTTTTGGGTCTGTGCCCCTCAAGACATATTTGCCTGATGGGGATATTGACTTGACGGCCTTCAGTAAGAATCAAAGTTTGAAGGATACTTGGGCTCATCAGGTTCGGGATATGctggaaaatgaagaaaaaaacgAGAATGCTGAATTCCGAGTAAAAGAAGTTCAGTACATTCAGGCCGAG GTGAAGATAATTAAGTGTCTTGTAGAAAATATTGTGGTAGACATTTCATTTAATCAGCTTGGTGGCTTATGTACCCTTTGTTTCCTTGAAGAG GTTGATCGTTTGATAGATAAGAACCATTTGTTCAAACGGAGCATCATATTGATAAAGGCCTGGTGTTATTATGAGAGCCGCATATTGGGTGCTCATCATGGACTTATCTCAACTTATGCCCTGGAAACCTTGGTTCTTTACATATTCCATGTTTTCAATAAGTCCTTTTCTGGACCACTTGAG GTTCTGTATCGTTTTCTTGAGTTTTTTAGCAAGTTTGATTGGGAAAACTTTTGTGTTAGCCTCTGGGGTCCTGTTCCAATTAGTTCTCTACCAGACATAACAG CTGAGCCTCCTCGAAAAGATGGTGGAGAGTTGTTGCTTAGCAAATATTTCCTGGACACTTGTAGTTCCAGATATGCTGTTTGCCAAGAAAATCAGGGCCAACCCTTCGTTTCTAAACATTTCAATGTGATTGATCCTTTGCGTATAAATAACAACCTTGGGCGTAGTGTTAGTAAAG GTAACTTCTTTAGGATACGCAGTGCCTTTGCATTTGGAGCTAATAAGTTGGCCAGGTTACTTGATTGTCCCAAAGAAGACCTCCATCATGAAGTAAATCAATTCTTCATGAATACATGGGAAAGGCATGGCAGTGGCCAACGCCCTGATGCACCTGGGAACGATCTGTATCGCTTGAGGTTGTCAAATTCGGACAATGCTCATGGATCTAATAATGTCAGGAACACTTCAAACAGCAGAGGAAATGATATTTCCTCTGGTTGTGACACTCAAGCTGAAGGAGTTGGTGTTTCCTCTCAGCATTTAATTCATCCTTCAGAAAGCACAA GTCAGAGTTCTAATGCTAAAGAAAACTTGGTGACTGATGTTCAAGGAAGATATCTTTTTGCAAGGACGCGTTCTAGTCCTGAGCTTACCGAAACATATGGGGAAGTTACTTCTCAGGGAAGGCGGAACAGAGTGCCAGAGGGTGGGAAAACCCAGATTGCTTCCGTGAGGTCAGATAATAATGGGAGGAAGAGTATTGAATCTGATATGACGGCCAGTCATAACATTAAATCTTCACATGATGATCCTTCATCTGTTAGGCACGCCTCAGCACGCCAGAGTGTCAATGCTGTTGCTAACCCAAACGGTCCTCTAAATAGTTACCAAGATGATTTAGGCTTGGGTACTATGGGTCAGGATTTTTCATCAATTCCGGGTACACAAGTTATGCCACAGGAAGAGCAAGATCTAGTGAATTTGATGGCATCTACAGCTCATGGCTTTAATGGTCAGATTCCAGTTCCATTAAATTTAGCTGTAGGTCACTTGCCTTTTCATATTCAATCTCTATCAATGGGATATAATCAGAGAAATTTGAGCGGAATTCTTCCtacaaattttcaaatgtttcccCAAGGATTGGTCTCTTCCCCTTTGGCTCATTATTTTTCTGGAGTTGGATTAGCCTCAAACCCAGAGGATCAAATTGAGCCTTCTAGTGAAAATTTTGGTTCTTCAGAAATGAATCAACCAGAAGTGGAACATGAGTCGTGGCATGAACAGGACAGGGGCTCTAGTGGTGGTTATGACCTTGATAATGGAGGTTTTGAAATGCTTCATTTGAATGATAAGCAACTGTCAACTTCTGCTGGCTATAATTTTGTTCCTCATTCTAGAGCAGGCAGCACTGGTAGTTCTACTAACGTCCAACAAAAGTCATCTAAAGAAACTCGAGGATCAACTAGGGAAGATTATGTCGATGTGTCCCAGTATCAAGATAACAGAGGTAATGATGTATACGTTGATGAAAGAACTGCAAATTCAAGATCCTTGCATGCTTTGCACACTAGTTCACTCAGAAGTAAAGCCTCATTCGAAAGTTCTTGGGAAGGTTCATCAGCAAAGGTCTCTAAACCCACTAGGGAGAAACAGGGTAGGAAAACAGCTGCTTCTGTACTTCCTTCTGCTGCTAGTGGGAAAGGTAAGAGTGTATCTGAACATTCCTCTCAGGCAGATGATGAAGGCAGAGAATGGAATCCACCATCAAATGTGGGCTCTGAAATGGCAGAAAGAACTGCTGGACCTCAACTGCTTGGTTCTTTGTCTGTTCCAAGCCATCAAATGCCTGGATTCGAGGCATCTCAGACAAGTGGTTCAGATCCGCTGATGCCTATTGCTCCATTTCTCTTAGGTCCAGGTTCTGGGCAAAGAGCTATGGATAATTCTGGAGTTCCTCCCCTGGCCTTCACAATAACAGGACCACCGGTTCCATTTTTGTTATGCCCTGTTTACAACATTCCGTCAGAAGCAGGAACTCCAGATGCATCAACGTGCCATTTTAATTGGGATGAAAATTTGGAGAACAATGATTCAGGTCAAAATTTTGAGTCTGAGGGACCCGATCAGTCTGAGGTATCAAGTACTTCTAGTTCTACAAGAAAGGTTGCATCTCTTGATCCATCTGAGCATAAACCTGACATTCTTAACGGTGACATTGCTAGCCATTGGCAAAATCTGCAGTACGGACGGTTTTGTCAAAATCCACGATATCCTCCTCTGATTTATCCTTCGCCTGTTGTGGTGCCACCTGTCTATTTACAAGGTCATTTCCCATGGGATGGTCCTGGTAGACCTCCATCAAATGTGAATCTCTTTTCTCAGTTCATGAATTATGGGCCTCGTGTTGTTCCTGTTTCTCCTCTCCAATCTGTTCCAAATAGACCTTCCAGTGTTTATCAACGGTATGTTGATGAAATGCCAAGATATCGCAGTGGTACTGGGACATACCTGCCAAACCCT AAAGTTTCAATGAGAGAACGCCATTCTGTGAATTCGAGGAGgggaaaatataattatgatagAAATGACCACCATGGTGATAGAGAAGGAAACTGGAATGGCAATTCAAAGTCCAGAACTGCTGGACGGAGCCATAATCgcaatcaaaatgaaaaatcaaggTTCACCTTTGACCAATTGTCTGGCGTTGCTGGTGAGAGCAGAACTGATAGGCCTTGGGGCTCACATAGGCATGATTCATTTACGTCATACCAATCTCGTAATGGACCAGTCCGCTCAAACTCATCACAAAGTAGTTCAGGCAGCATGCCTTATGGCATGTACCCACTGCCATCTATGAACCCCAATGGAGTATCATCAAATGGGCCTACCATGCCATCTGTTGTCATGCTATACCCGTATGATTCCCCTGTTGAACAGCTTGAGTTTGGCTCTCTTGGACCAGTGGGTTACTCAGGCATGAATGAAGTATCGCAGCCAAGTGATGGAAGCAGCTCAGGTGGGGTATTCGATGAGCAAAGGTTCCATGGTACTTCTCAACGGTCTTCACATGACCAACCTCCTTCACCCCACCTGCAAAG ATGA
- the LOC105763898 gene encoding uncharacterized protein LOC105763898 isoform X1 → MGEHEGWVVQQPPSGLLPNGLLPNEAASVIRVLDSERWMKAEERTAELIACIQPNAPSEGRRIAVADYVQRLISKCFPCQVFTFGSVPLKTYLPDGDIDLTAFSKNQSLKDTWAHQVRDMLENEEKNENAEFRVKEVQYIQAEVKIIKCLVENIVVDISFNQLGGLCTLCFLEEVDRLIDKNHLFKRSIILIKAWCYYESRILGAHHGLISTYALETLVLYIFHVFNKSFSGPLEVLYRFLEFFSKFDWENFCVSLWGPVPISSLPDITAEPPRKDGGELLLSKYFLDTCSSRYAVCQENQGQPFVSKHFNVIDPLRINNNLGRSVSKGNFFRIRSAFAFGANKLARLLDCPKEDLHHEVNQFFMNTWERHGSGQRPDAPGNDLYRLRLSNSDNAHGSNNVRNTSNSRGNDISSGCDTQAEGVGVSSQHLIHPSESTSKTSDVSTVSRTQSQKSYGSTSNSKTSDKVRRDSNSNKNVCNDTGQSSNAKENLVTDVQGRYLFARTRSSPELTETYGEVTSQGRRNRVPEGGKTQIASVRSDNNGRKSIESDMTASHNIKSSHDDPSSVRHASARQSVNAVANPNGPLNSYQDDLGLGTMGQDFSSIPGTQVMPQEEQDLVNLMASTAHGFNGQIPVPLNLAVGHLPFHIQSLSMGYNQRNLSGILPTNFQMFPQGLVSSPLAHYFSGVGLASNPEDQIEPSSENFGSSEMNQPEVEHESWHEQDRGSSGGYDLDNGGFEMLHLNDKQLSTSAGYNFVPHSRAGSTGSSTNVQQKSSKETRGSTREDYVDVSQYQDNRGNDVYVDERTANSRSLHALHTSSLRSKASFESSWEGSSAKVSKPTREKQGRKTAASVLPSAASGKGKSVSEHSSQADDEGREWNPPSNVGSEMAERTAGPQLLGSLSVPSHQMPGFEASQTSGSDPLMPIAPFLLGPGSGQRAMDNSGVPPLAFTITGPPVPFLLCPVYNIPSEAGTPDASTCHFNWDENLENNDSGQNFESEGPDQSEVSSTSSSTRKVASLDPSEHKPDILNGDIASHWQNLQYGRFCQNPRYPPLIYPSPVVVPPVYLQGHFPWDGPGRPPSNVNLFSQFMNYGPRVVPVSPLQSVPNRPSSVYQRYVDEMPRYRSGTGTYLPNPKVSMRERHSVNSRRGKYNYDRNDHHGDREGNWNGNSKSRTAGRSHNRNQNEKSRFTFDQLSGVAGESRTDRPWGSHRHDSFTSYQSRNGPVRSNSSQSSSGSMPYGMYPLPSMNPNGVSSNGPTMPSVVMLYPYDSPVEQLEFGSLGPVGYSGMNEVSQPSDGSSSGGVFDEQRFHGTSQRSSHDQPPSPHLQR, encoded by the exons ATGGGAGAGCATGAAGGGTGGGTGGTGCAGCAGCCACCGAGTGGGCTATTGCCGAACGGGTTGTTACCCAACGAAGCTGCCTCGGTGATTCGGGTACTCGATTCGGAACGATGGATGAAGGCCGAGGAAAGAACGGCTGAACTCATTGCCTGCATTCAACCAAATGCGCCCTCAGAAGGCCGCCGTATCGCGGTTGCTGATTATGTACAGCGCCTCATTTCTAAATGCTTCCCTTGTCAG GTGTTTACTTTTGGGTCTGTGCCCCTCAAGACATATTTGCCTGATGGGGATATTGACTTGACGGCCTTCAGTAAGAATCAAAGTTTGAAGGATACTTGGGCTCATCAGGTTCGGGATATGctggaaaatgaagaaaaaaacgAGAATGCTGAATTCCGAGTAAAAGAAGTTCAGTACATTCAGGCCGAG GTGAAGATAATTAAGTGTCTTGTAGAAAATATTGTGGTAGACATTTCATTTAATCAGCTTGGTGGCTTATGTACCCTTTGTTTCCTTGAAGAG GTTGATCGTTTGATAGATAAGAACCATTTGTTCAAACGGAGCATCATATTGATAAAGGCCTGGTGTTATTATGAGAGCCGCATATTGGGTGCTCATCATGGACTTATCTCAACTTATGCCCTGGAAACCTTGGTTCTTTACATATTCCATGTTTTCAATAAGTCCTTTTCTGGACCACTTGAG GTTCTGTATCGTTTTCTTGAGTTTTTTAGCAAGTTTGATTGGGAAAACTTTTGTGTTAGCCTCTGGGGTCCTGTTCCAATTAGTTCTCTACCAGACATAACAG CTGAGCCTCCTCGAAAAGATGGTGGAGAGTTGTTGCTTAGCAAATATTTCCTGGACACTTGTAGTTCCAGATATGCTGTTTGCCAAGAAAATCAGGGCCAACCCTTCGTTTCTAAACATTTCAATGTGATTGATCCTTTGCGTATAAATAACAACCTTGGGCGTAGTGTTAGTAAAG GTAACTTCTTTAGGATACGCAGTGCCTTTGCATTTGGAGCTAATAAGTTGGCCAGGTTACTTGATTGTCCCAAAGAAGACCTCCATCATGAAGTAAATCAATTCTTCATGAATACATGGGAAAGGCATGGCAGTGGCCAACGCCCTGATGCACCTGGGAACGATCTGTATCGCTTGAGGTTGTCAAATTCGGACAATGCTCATGGATCTAATAATGTCAGGAACACTTCAAACAGCAGAGGAAATGATATTTCCTCTGGTTGTGACACTCAAGCTGAAGGAGTTGGTGTTTCCTCTCAGCATTTAATTCATCCTTCAGAAAGCACAAGTAAGACTAGTGATGTATCCACTGTTTCTCGTACTCAGAGCCAAAAGAGTTATGGTAGCACAAGCAACTCAAAGACCTCTGATAAGGTTAGGCGGGATTCTAATTCCAATAAGAATGTGTGTAATGATACAGGTCAGAGTTCTAATGCTAAAGAAAACTTGGTGACTGATGTTCAAGGAAGATATCTTTTTGCAAGGACGCGTTCTAGTCCTGAGCTTACCGAAACATATGGGGAAGTTACTTCTCAGGGAAGGCGGAACAGAGTGCCAGAGGGTGGGAAAACCCAGATTGCTTCCGTGAGGTCAGATAATAATGGGAGGAAGAGTATTGAATCTGATATGACGGCCAGTCATAACATTAAATCTTCACATGATGATCCTTCATCTGTTAGGCACGCCTCAGCACGCCAGAGTGTCAATGCTGTTGCTAACCCAAACGGTCCTCTAAATAGTTACCAAGATGATTTAGGCTTGGGTACTATGGGTCAGGATTTTTCATCAATTCCGGGTACACAAGTTATGCCACAGGAAGAGCAAGATCTAGTGAATTTGATGGCATCTACAGCTCATGGCTTTAATGGTCAGATTCCAGTTCCATTAAATTTAGCTGTAGGTCACTTGCCTTTTCATATTCAATCTCTATCAATGGGATATAATCAGAGAAATTTGAGCGGAATTCTTCCtacaaattttcaaatgtttcccCAAGGATTGGTCTCTTCCCCTTTGGCTCATTATTTTTCTGGAGTTGGATTAGCCTCAAACCCAGAGGATCAAATTGAGCCTTCTAGTGAAAATTTTGGTTCTTCAGAAATGAATCAACCAGAAGTGGAACATGAGTCGTGGCATGAACAGGACAGGGGCTCTAGTGGTGGTTATGACCTTGATAATGGAGGTTTTGAAATGCTTCATTTGAATGATAAGCAACTGTCAACTTCTGCTGGCTATAATTTTGTTCCTCATTCTAGAGCAGGCAGCACTGGTAGTTCTACTAACGTCCAACAAAAGTCATCTAAAGAAACTCGAGGATCAACTAGGGAAGATTATGTCGATGTGTCCCAGTATCAAGATAACAGAGGTAATGATGTATACGTTGATGAAAGAACTGCAAATTCAAGATCCTTGCATGCTTTGCACACTAGTTCACTCAGAAGTAAAGCCTCATTCGAAAGTTCTTGGGAAGGTTCATCAGCAAAGGTCTCTAAACCCACTAGGGAGAAACAGGGTAGGAAAACAGCTGCTTCTGTACTTCCTTCTGCTGCTAGTGGGAAAGGTAAGAGTGTATCTGAACATTCCTCTCAGGCAGATGATGAAGGCAGAGAATGGAATCCACCATCAAATGTGGGCTCTGAAATGGCAGAAAGAACTGCTGGACCTCAACTGCTTGGTTCTTTGTCTGTTCCAAGCCATCAAATGCCTGGATTCGAGGCATCTCAGACAAGTGGTTCAGATCCGCTGATGCCTATTGCTCCATTTCTCTTAGGTCCAGGTTCTGGGCAAAGAGCTATGGATAATTCTGGAGTTCCTCCCCTGGCCTTCACAATAACAGGACCACCGGTTCCATTTTTGTTATGCCCTGTTTACAACATTCCGTCAGAAGCAGGAACTCCAGATGCATCAACGTGCCATTTTAATTGGGATGAAAATTTGGAGAACAATGATTCAGGTCAAAATTTTGAGTCTGAGGGACCCGATCAGTCTGAGGTATCAAGTACTTCTAGTTCTACAAGAAAGGTTGCATCTCTTGATCCATCTGAGCATAAACCTGACATTCTTAACGGTGACATTGCTAGCCATTGGCAAAATCTGCAGTACGGACGGTTTTGTCAAAATCCACGATATCCTCCTCTGATTTATCCTTCGCCTGTTGTGGTGCCACCTGTCTATTTACAAGGTCATTTCCCATGGGATGGTCCTGGTAGACCTCCATCAAATGTGAATCTCTTTTCTCAGTTCATGAATTATGGGCCTCGTGTTGTTCCTGTTTCTCCTCTCCAATCTGTTCCAAATAGACCTTCCAGTGTTTATCAACGGTATGTTGATGAAATGCCAAGATATCGCAGTGGTACTGGGACATACCTGCCAAACCCT AAAGTTTCAATGAGAGAACGCCATTCTGTGAATTCGAGGAGgggaaaatataattatgatagAAATGACCACCATGGTGATAGAGAAGGAAACTGGAATGGCAATTCAAAGTCCAGAACTGCTGGACGGAGCCATAATCgcaatcaaaatgaaaaatcaaggTTCACCTTTGACCAATTGTCTGGCGTTGCTGGTGAGAGCAGAACTGATAGGCCTTGGGGCTCACATAGGCATGATTCATTTACGTCATACCAATCTCGTAATGGACCAGTCCGCTCAAACTCATCACAAAGTAGTTCAGGCAGCATGCCTTATGGCATGTACCCACTGCCATCTATGAACCCCAATGGAGTATCATCAAATGGGCCTACCATGCCATCTGTTGTCATGCTATACCCGTATGATTCCCCTGTTGAACAGCTTGAGTTTGGCTCTCTTGGACCAGTGGGTTACTCAGGCATGAATGAAGTATCGCAGCCAAGTGATGGAAGCAGCTCAGGTGGGGTATTCGATGAGCAAAGGTTCCATGGTACTTCTCAACGGTCTTCACATGACCAACCTCCTTCACCCCACCTGCAAAG ATGA